A single window of Candidatus Methylomirabilota bacterium DNA harbors:
- the purB gene encoding adenylosuccinate lyase, which translates to MIERYTRSAMGRVWTDEEKYATWLRVELAVCEAYARRGRIPSDALARIRARARIDVARIQEIQARVKHEMIALLTSLEEQLGVDSRFVHQGLTSNDVWDTALALQLSRAAELLIVGQERLRTALAALARRYKDTVIVGRTHGVHAEPTTFGLKAAVWYTEAGRNLERLQRARAAVMVGKLSGAVGNFAHVDPDVEEEVCRELGLAPAAVSTQIVQRDRHAEFCAALAIAAASLEKIALEIRGLQRTEVLEVQEPFSEGQKGSSAMPHKRNPELSERICGLARVIRSNALAALENVALWHERDISHSSVERVILPDSTILLDYLLDLTTTIVEGLEVDPARMAENLERSYGLVYSQRVLLKLTEAGLPRQAAYEIVQRHAMRAWRERRPFLELLAADPEVNDRLGASGLKECFDPGWFLRHVDTIFTRAGLR; encoded by the coding sequence GTGATCGAGCGTTACACGCGTTCGGCCATGGGGCGTGTGTGGACCGATGAGGAAAAGTATGCCACCTGGCTCCGCGTGGAGCTGGCCGTGTGCGAGGCTTACGCTCGCCGCGGCCGCATCCCCTCCGACGCCCTGGCCCGCATCCGGGCCCGGGCCCGCATCGACGTGGCGCGCATCCAGGAGATCCAGGCCCGGGTCAAGCACGAGATGATCGCGCTGCTCACCAGCCTGGAGGAGCAGCTGGGCGTGGACTCGCGCTTCGTCCACCAGGGCCTGACCAGCAACGACGTCTGGGACACCGCGCTGGCGCTCCAGCTGAGCCGGGCCGCCGAGCTGCTGATCGTCGGCCAGGAGCGGCTGCGCACGGCGTTGGCCGCGCTGGCCCGGCGCTACAAGGACACCGTGATCGTCGGCCGCACGCACGGGGTGCACGCCGAGCCCACCACGTTCGGCCTCAAGGCCGCCGTGTGGTACACGGAGGCCGGCCGCAACCTGGAGCGGCTGCAGCGGGCCCGCGCGGCGGTCATGGTGGGGAAGCTCTCGGGGGCCGTGGGCAACTTCGCCCATGTCGATCCCGATGTGGAAGAGGAGGTGTGTCGAGAGCTCGGCCTCGCCCCGGCGGCCGTGAGCACCCAGATCGTGCAGCGGGATCGCCACGCCGAATTCTGCGCCGCGCTGGCCATCGCCGCCGCCTCCCTGGAGAAGATCGCGCTGGAGATCCGCGGCCTTCAGCGGACGGAGGTGCTCGAGGTCCAGGAGCCCTTCAGCGAAGGCCAGAAGGGATCCAGCGCCATGCCGCACAAGCGCAATCCCGAGCTCAGCGAGCGGATCTGCGGCCTGGCCCGGGTGATCCGGAGCAACGCGCTGGCTGCCCTCGAGAACGTGGCCCTCTGGCACGAGCGCGACATCAGTCATTCCTCGGTGGAGCGGGTGATCTTGCCCGACTCCACGATCCTGCTCGACTACCTGCTCGACCTGACCACGACCATCGTGGAGGGGCTCGAGGTCGATCCGGCCCGGATGGCCGAGAACCTCGAGCGCAGCTACGGCCTGGTGTACTCGCAACGGGTCCTGCTCAAGCTGACCGAGGCCGGCCTGCCCCGGCAGGCCGCCTATGAGATCGTGCAGCGCCACGCCATGCGGGCCTGGCGCGAGCGCCGGCCGTTCCTGGAGCTCCTCGCCGCCGATCCGGAGGTCAACGACCGGCTGGGCGCGAGCGGGCTCAAGGAGTGCTTCGACCCGGGGTGGTTCCTGCGTCACGTCGACACCATCTTCACGCGTGCGGGTCTCCGGTGA
- the purC gene encoding phosphoribosylaminoimidazolesuccinocarboxamide synthase → MTATAIPAVELREKLYEGKAKIVYATTRSDLVVQYFKDDATAFNALKRGTIVGKGVVNNQMSAAMFRLLERARVPTHYVATLSEREMLCRRLDIILIETIVRNIVAGSLAKRTGLPEGTAIARPIAELYYKSDPLGDPMINDDHVRMLRLATPRELGWIRRTALRVNQVLRRQLGRRDLLLVDFKLEFGRARGRLYLGDEISPDTCRLWDARTRAKLDKDRFRQDLGGVEEAYQEVYRRLVTARDGATRA, encoded by the coding sequence ATGACGGCGACAGCGATTCCGGCAGTCGAGCTGAGGGAGAAGCTCTACGAGGGCAAGGCCAAGATCGTCTACGCGACGACCCGCTCCGACCTCGTCGTGCAGTACTTCAAGGACGACGCCACCGCGTTCAACGCCCTCAAGCGGGGGACGATCGTCGGCAAGGGCGTGGTGAACAACCAGATGTCGGCGGCGATGTTCCGGTTGCTGGAGCGGGCCCGCGTGCCGACGCACTACGTGGCCACGCTTTCCGAGCGCGAGATGCTGTGCCGCCGCCTGGACATCATCCTCATCGAGACGATCGTGCGGAATATCGTGGCCGGCAGCCTGGCCAAGCGCACCGGACTCCCCGAGGGCACCGCGATCGCCCGGCCCATCGCCGAGCTCTACTACAAGTCCGACCCGCTGGGCGATCCCATGATCAACGACGACCACGTGCGCATGCTGCGGTTGGCCACGCCGCGCGAGCTGGGCTGGATCCGGCGGACCGCTCTGCGCGTCAACCAGGTCCTGCGTCGGCAGCTGGGCCGTCGCGATCTGCTGCTCGTCGATTTCAAGCTGGAGTTCGGCCGGGCGCGCGGCCGGCTCTACCTGGGCGACGAGATCTCGCCGGACACCTGCCGACTGTGGGACGCGCGCACGCGCGCCAAGCTCGACAAGGACCGCTTCCGCCAGGATCTGGGCGGGGTCGAGGAGGCCTACCAGGAGGTCTACCGCCGCCTGGTGACCGCGCGTGACGGAGCCACCCGTGCCTAG
- the purS gene encoding phosphoribosylformylglycinamidine synthase subunit PurS, whose amino-acid sequence MKIRVLVRLKPGILDVQGAAVKRALVGLGFPDVADLRVGKVIEVDVDAPNEAQARRRADEMCQKLLANPVLEEYTIE is encoded by the coding sequence ATGAAGATCCGCGTGCTGGTCCGGCTCAAGCCGGGCATCCTGGACGTGCAGGGGGCCGCGGTCAAGCGCGCGCTCGTCGGTCTGGGCTTTCCCGACGTTGCCGATCTGCGAGTCGGCAAGGTGATCGAGGTGGACGTGGACGCCCCCAACGAGGCCCAGGCCCGTCGCCGCGCCGACGAGATGTGCCAGAAGCTGTTGGCCAACCCGGTGCTCGAGGAGTACACGATCGAGTGA
- the purQ gene encoding phosphoribosylformylglycinamidine synthase subunit PurQ translates to MRFGVVVFPGTWSDCDFHYVISEVLRQPVRYVWHRDRNLDDVDCVILPGGFSYGDYLRAGAVAGRSPVVETLAGFVGRGGHVLGSCNGFQILCEAGLLPGALMRNECLQYRCQSTHLVVDNADTPFTRGMRSGQVLAMPISHGEGKYYCDGATLARLKGNNQIVFRYATVDGQVTRAANPNGSLDNIAGIVNEEGTVLGLMPHPERAAERAMGGTDGLLIFHSLLGSLVEDGSFLKR, encoded by the coding sequence ATGAGATTCGGCGTCGTCGTGTTTCCCGGCACGTGGAGCGACTGCGACTTCCACTACGTCATCTCGGAAGTCCTCCGGCAGCCGGTCCGGTACGTCTGGCACCGCGACCGCAACCTCGACGACGTGGATTGCGTGATTCTTCCCGGGGGATTCTCGTACGGGGACTATCTGCGGGCCGGCGCCGTGGCCGGCCGCTCTCCGGTGGTCGAGACGTTGGCCGGGTTCGTCGGCCGAGGCGGCCACGTCCTCGGCTCCTGCAATGGCTTTCAGATCCTGTGCGAGGCCGGCCTCCTGCCCGGCGCCCTCATGCGCAACGAGTGCCTGCAGTACCGCTGCCAGTCCACCCACCTGGTTGTCGACAACGCCGACACGCCGTTCACCCGCGGCATGCGGTCGGGCCAGGTGTTGGCCATGCCGATCTCCCACGGCGAGGGCAAATACTATTGCGACGGAGCAACGCTGGCCCGGCTCAAGGGCAACAACCAGATCGTGTTCCGGTACGCCACGGTGGACGGGCAGGTGACGCGGGCCGCCAACCCCAACGGCTCCCTGGACAACATCGCCGGCATCGTGAACGAAGAGGGGACAGTGCTCGGCCTCATGCCCCATCCGGAACGTGCGGCCGAGCGAGCGATGGGGGGCACCGACGGCCTGCTCATCTTCCACTCGCTCCTCGGCAGCCTCGTCGAGGACGGCAGCTTCCTGAAGCGCTAG